One part of the Salinimonas iocasae genome encodes these proteins:
- the uvrY gene encoding UvrY/SirA/GacA family response regulator transcription factor translates to MIKIILVDDHELVRTGIRRILDDVKDFSVVSEASSGEDAVALCRRNAPDVVLMDVNMPGMGGLEATRKIIRMAENTRVICLSMHKEHPIPAQVMQIGAFGFLTKDAEHEEMIRAIYKVASGQKYLAPDIAQTIAISKLSADSNNPFDALSTRELNIAMRLTRGQRVPDIAEELCINAKTVNTYRYRMFEKLGVATDVELTHLAYRHKLIDPNAL, encoded by the coding sequence TTGATTAAAATAATTCTGGTAGATGATCATGAGCTAGTCAGAACAGGCATCAGGCGTATCCTAGATGATGTTAAGGACTTCTCTGTGGTGTCAGAGGCTAGCAGTGGCGAAGACGCGGTAGCGCTTTGTCGTCGCAATGCGCCAGATGTTGTCCTCATGGACGTCAATATGCCAGGCATGGGTGGTCTTGAGGCTACGCGTAAAATTATACGCATGGCTGAAAATACCCGCGTTATTTGCTTGTCTATGCATAAAGAGCATCCCATCCCAGCCCAGGTTATGCAAATTGGGGCATTTGGTTTTCTGACCAAAGATGCTGAGCACGAAGAAATGATTCGCGCTATCTATAAAGTGGCTTCCGGCCAGAAATATCTCGCGCCAGACATTGCGCAAACCATTGCGATCAGTAAACTATCCGCAGATTCAAATAATCCGTTTGATGCGTTATCAACCAGAGAGCTGAATATTGCTATGCGCCTGACACGCGGACAGCGTGTACCGGATATAGCAGAAGAGCTTTGCATCAACGCTAAAACGGTAAATACATACCGGTATCGTATGTTTGAAAAGCTGGGTGTGGCCACTGACGTAGAGCTGACTCATCTGGCCTACCGGCACAAACTTATCGATCCTAACGCGCTTTAA